In Bacillota bacterium, the sequence TAAGCAAGCCTGCCGCCTTTAGAGCAACATTTGTTGAAAAATCACCGTGTGATTTATCTTTTGGTTCGGAAACCTCAATCTCGGTTTCAATATCATAGCCGCATTGCTTTATAGCTGTTTCAATAAGCGTTTTGATGTGACTGACCGCTTGCAGTATCGGGTTTGAAAACAATTTTACTCCTCCTGATGATTTCTTCATTCTTTTGTTTCGATCAAAATATTTATTCTATTACGACTGAGCAGCGCACTGCTCATATCAAGAGTATATTCAATATAAAGAGAGCCGCCATTTTCGCCTAGTTTTAAGTCGATGTCAATGGTACTGACACAAATCGTGATGTATCCTTCTCCTGTATCGTACATACAGTGATTTCTTTCACCTTTTTGAAAAACCATTTCATGGTTTACAGATCCCTTACGGGTAAGAACTATACGGCTATTTTCGATATCTAGCGATGTAATAACGCCCTCAAGACCTGTTATTTGAGATTCATTGTAACATATATAGTAATGACTGTCAATTTTTGAAAATTCTCCGCTTGTCACGAATTTAATGCTGTCATTATTTCCGTCGTCGAAGAGCTGTTCACTGTTTATAGTAATTATTGCTTCGTCCATGCTGTTTCTCCTTTATCAGTATTTATCTATGTTAACAAGCGAGGGACGAATAGTATAGGCTTTTCCCAAAAATATTTCAGCTATATGTTTAAAAGAATCTATATCTGAAGATACATAAAAATCGGGATTTCCTTTACAGTTGTCTGAAAGCGAACCTCTGTCTTTAAGAACATCGTGTGCAGTTTTTACTGCTTCTTCTGCCGGATTAACAAGGGTCACAGAATCTCCGCAAACGCTTTGAATGATTTCTGAAAGGAAAGGATAATGCGTACACCCAAGAACAAGGGTGTCGATATTTTCTTTCAAAAGTGGTTCAAGGTATTCCTGGGCGACAAGCTTGGCAACCCTGTCGCCTTTATGGAAGCGGCCATTCTCAACAAGTGGCACAAAAAGTGGAGCAGGCATGGGAAATACCTGCACTGAAGAATCTTTCCGTGTTATGGCATCATTATATGCGCCTGACTTAATAGCAGCAGCAGTGGCTAAAACACCGATACGACCGTTTCTAGTTTTGCTGACAGCGGCTGCCGAGCCAGGTTCTACAACCCCAATAATAGGAACAGGATACTTGTTTTTTATATGGGGCAGTACTACAGAAGAAACTGTACCGCAAGCAGCTATAATAATTTTTACATCAAAGCTTAAAAGAAAATTAAAATCCGAAGATGCGAATTTTTCGATTGTGTCAAAAGAACGCCCTCCATAAGGCATATGTTCAGTATCGCCGAAATATATGATATGTTCATTGGGTAAATATTTTTCAGCAGCATGAACGGCAGTAAGCCCTCCCACGCCGCTGTCAAATATTCCGATACAATCTGACAAAAGGTTCATCCTTTCCAATATACTGTCTAATATTCTATTCCATTAATAAAGGGAAATTAACTGGCTTAGTTGTTTCATAAAGCGGGCGCAGGTGATAACCAGCGTTCTGCATATAAGTAATAAGTCCCGGAAGTATTATCGTAGCTGTATTTGTATTATTTACTAAAATAACCGAATTCCATTTAATTCTTTCAAGGTTGCGCTGTGTCATCAAAAGCTGGGTGGAAGGTTCTACATCACCGAATCGGGCTTCTGTAAATTCAATATTATACTTCCATGTTCTATAGCCGCTTTTAACGAGATCGGCATTAACACTGTCGGTATTATACTGAGATCCATGCCGCAGCATAACAAGACGTGATCGGGTGTATGTGAGTTTTTGCAGGATATCATTTAAGCGGTTGAATTCATCAGCGATTTGAGCTGACGTTAACCCCTGTTTTGCTTCAAAATCCGGCGAGAGCATAAGACCGATATCCTGCCCCTCTATTACAAGCTGACGCATAAGGGAAGCGTTGCTTTGAATCTGGTCGCCTGTAAAAAAGAATACCGCTTTACAGTTTGAATTGCGCAGAATCTTAAGCTGTGTTTGGGTATACTGAGACGTGCCGATTATACAGAGGTAAAAATTAGGATTATCAGTTTTGTTATTAAAATCAGATGGCATATTATGCATAAGCCGTTCTATATCACTGTCTGAAATCTGTGATGTTCTTGTCTTTATCCGATATATTCCTGGTGACGGCTCACTGAATATCCCCCCAAGCTCACTTACAACGAACAACGCGGGTATATATGTTATACCATTCTGAATCGGAACTTTTTTTTCATAGAATCTATTATCATAGGTAACTGCAATGTTATTTTCACGATAAAAACTTATAGACACCGTACCTTTATATACAGTTAGAGTATCTGTAACTTCGTCGTATTTATAGTTGCCCCCGACAACTGCTAGGACAGTCTGAACAGGGAAGAAAACCTCATCATCAATAATTATTGGCTGTTCATTTGAAGGGAGGTATACAATGTCATCATTTTTAATAAAAGGCATGGTTGTATCAGCTGAAGGCGTAATAGTCAACAGCGAGCAAAATAAACATACCGTTAGAAAGTATGAAACAGCTTTTTTCAACCAATCACCCCGAGGAATAGTTTAAAAATCCTTTAGCGGAATACCGTTTGAATCAACGTTTATTTCCTTTGCAAGAATCAAGATTCCCTCAATAAATCCCCAGATCGATCCTATTCCGCATGTAATAATTGTTATTATAATCTGCCAGACAGCACGGTTTGTAAACCCTAAATAAAAATTATGGACACCAAAACCACCCAAAAAGATACCGAAAAGACCAGCAGCGAGCCGTGATTTTGGCTCAGTATCAAAAGGAGATGTCTGAGAATGCGTGAAAACCTGACCACAGCTTGTGCAGACTGCATCAGTTGGGCGAACTTCTTTACCGCAGTTATTACAATAATTATTGCCAAAACCGCGTGAAGCCCTACACCTGGGGCATACATTCATATCGCCAATATCCAACCCACAGACTCTGCAAAACATAAAATACCTCCATTTTACACAAATAATTATATAGATAATATATAATCAAGTATATACGAAAATACCATGAAAAACAACGTTTATTTTCCT encodes:
- a CDS encoding DUF1934 domain-containing protein; this translates as MDEAIITINSEQLFDDGNNDSIKFVTSGEFSKIDSHYYICYNESQITGLEGVITSLDIENSRIVLTRKGSVNHEMVFQKGERNHCMYDTGEGYITICVSTIDIDLKLGENGGSLYIEYTLDMSSALLSRNRINILIETKE
- the murI gene encoding glutamate racemase — encoded protein: MNLLSDCIGIFDSGVGGLTAVHAAEKYLPNEHIIYFGDTEHMPYGGRSFDTIEKFASSDFNFLLSFDVKIIIAACGTVSSVVLPHIKNKYPVPIIGVVEPGSAAAVSKTRNGRIGVLATAAAIKSGAYNDAITRKDSSVQVFPMPAPLFVPLVENGRFHKGDRVAKLVAQEYLEPLLKENIDTLVLGCTHYPFLSEIIQSVCGDSVTLVNPAEEAVKTAHDVLKDRGSLSDNCKGNPDFYVSSDIDSFKHIAEIFLGKAYTIRPSLVNIDKY
- a CDS encoding polysaccharide deacetylase family protein; amino-acid sequence: MKKAVSYFLTVCLFCSLLTITPSADTTMPFIKNDDIVYLPSNEQPIIIDDEVFFPVQTVLAVVGGNYKYDEVTDTLTVYKGTVSISFYRENNIAVTYDNRFYEKKVPIQNGITYIPALFVVSELGGIFSEPSPGIYRIKTRTSQISDSDIERLMHNMPSDFNNKTDNPNFYLCIIGTSQYTQTQLKILRNSNCKAVFFFTGDQIQSNASLMRQLVIEGQDIGLMLSPDFEAKQGLTSAQIADEFNRLNDILQKLTYTRSRLVMLRHGSQYNTDSVNADLVKSGYRTWKYNIEFTEARFGDVEPSTQLLMTQRNLERIKWNSVILVNNTNTATIILPGLITYMQNAGYHLRPLYETTKPVNFPLLME
- a CDS encoding NINE protein: MFCRVCGLDIGDMNVCPRCRASRGFGNNYCNNCGKEVRPTDAVCTSCGQVFTHSQTSPFDTEPKSRLAAGLFGIFLGGFGVHNFYLGFTNRAVWQIIITIITCGIGSIWGFIEGILILAKEINVDSNGIPLKDF